A genomic window from Fusarium verticillioides 7600 chromosome 5, whole genome shotgun sequence includes:
- a CDS encoding NADH dehydrogenase (ubiquinone) Fe-S protein 4, translating into MAALRSQSAARMLRSAAAPRVALSAAPRRFQSNVTQASGTITGPVTSEPDYNIEADKATSTFTPVPRSIQQGNEEILPAAVVSGAPMELQARTVRIYQEAKPATQSGDWRGRRWRMDWDILPKGHRWENPLIGWQSSGDFMQGTHINFSSKEDAIHFAEKQGYEYFVQEPNSRKFAPKAYANNFLYSARKLKHIRTK; encoded by the exons ATGGCCGCCCTCCGATCTCAGAGTGCGGCTCGTATGCTGCGAAGCGCTGCTGCGCCCAGAGTCGCCCTCTCCGCCGCACCCCGACGATTCCAGAGCAACGTCACTCAGGCCAGCGGCACCATCACTGGCCCTGTTACCAGCGAGCCCGACTACAATATCGAAGCTGACAAGGCTACCTC CACCTTCACACCTGTCCCTCGATCCATCCAGCAAGGCAACGAAGAGATCCTTCCCGCTGCTGTGGTCTCAGGCGCTCCCATGGAACTCCAGGCCCGAACAGTTCG CATCTACCAGGAAGCTAAGCCAGCGACTCAGTCCGGCGACTGGCGCGGTCGACGCTGGCGAATGGATTGGGATATTCTTCCCAAGGGTCATCGATGGGAGAACCCGTTGATCGGTTGGCAATCTTCGGGAGATTTTATGCAAGGTACCCACATCAACTTCTCGAGCAAGGAGGATGCTATTCACTTTGCTGAGAAGCAGGGCTACGAGTACTTTGTTCAGGAGCCAAACTCTCGCAAGTTTGCACCTAAGGCTTATGCCAACAACTTCCTGTACTCTGCCAGAAAGCTCAAGCATATCAGGACGAAATAG
- a CDS encoding NADH dehydrogenase, translating to MPVSSMMAARLARAGQNRAITSSRGFKPSLGPRPLYSSQSRSFVKLTGASPTITKGSPATSRTTRQLPSQFFVRALSGKPLPQGKSKVVNFCYRLAAWVGISISVIGVGIVGFFIYDASTYFEHPTQSDIDVSKIALQPRSGGEKNLPIAEVFIDDDDSEEKRRLKDKPRLVILGGGWGGVALLKELNPDDYHVTVISPTNYFLFTPMLPSATVGTLELRSLVEPIRRILSRVNGHFIRAKAEDIDFSHKMVEVSQVDANGKDIKFYVPYDKLVVAVGSTTNPHGVKGLENAYFLKDINDARMIRNQVIQNFELANLPTCPDEERKRLLSFCVSGGGPTGVEFAAELFDLLNEDLTRHFPRLLRNEISVHLIQSRGHILNTYDETVSRYAEERFARDQVDVLTNSRVKEVLPDKIIFTQKQEDGTMITKELPIGFCLWSTGVSQTQFCQTLAAKLGKSQTNRHALETDTHLRLNGSPLGDVYAIGDCSTVQNNVADHVVTFLRSLAWKRGKDPETLQLSFADWRGVAEDVKRRFPQSINHLKRVDKLFKEFDKDKSGTLDFDELTQLLKQVDDKLTSLPATAQRAHQQGQYLARKFNKMARMHEGLNANDIREGDVDAAVYKAFEYKHLGSLAYVGNSAIFDLGEGRSLAGGLWAVYAWRSVYFAQSVSLRTRLLMAMDWTKRGLFGRDLMSF from the exons ATGCCCGTCTCTTCCATGATGGCCGCGCGACTGGCTCGCGCCGGTCAAAACAGGGCCATTACCAGCTCTCGAGGCTTCAAACCATCTCTCGGTCCTCGCCCACTATACTCGTCACAATCGCGAAGCTTCGTCAAGCTCACAGGTGCTTCGCCAACAATCACAAAAGGCTCTCCAGCAACGAGCCGAACCACCCGCCAACTACCCTCCCAATTCTTCGTGCGCGCTCTATCAGGAAAACCACTTCCTCAAGGAAAGTCCAAAGTAGTCAATTTTTGCTACCGCCTAGCGGCTTGGGTTGGCATCTCAATATCAGTTATCGGCGTTGGTATCgtcggcttcttcatctaCGATGCTAGCACATATTTCGAGCACCCCACTCAGAGCGATATCGACGTCTCAAAGATTGCCCTTCAACCTCGTAGTGGTGGTGAAAAGAACCTGCCAATCGCCGAGGTAttcattgacgatgacgactcgGAGGAGAAGCGTCgcctcaaagacaaaccACGACTGGTGattcttggtggtggatggGGAGGTGTTGCGCTCCTCAAAGAGCTGAACCCAGACGATTACCATGTTACTGTTATTTCGCCAACCAATtacttcctcttcacccCTATGCTTCCATCAGCTACAGTAGGTACTCTCGAGCTGCGATCTCTTGTTGAGCCTATTCGACGAATTCTGAGCCGGGTTAACGGTCACTTCATTCGcgccaaggctgaggatatcGACTTTTCGCACAAGATGGTGGAAGTGTCGCAGGTTGACGCAAACGGCAAAGACATCAAATTCTATGTGCCATACGATAAGCTTGTCGTTGCTGTCGGTTCGACAACCAACCCTCACGGTGTTAAGGGTCTTGAAAATGCCTACttcctcaaggatatcaatgACGCACGAATGATTCGAAACCAGGTCATACAAAACTTCGAGTTGGCTAACTTGCCTACATGCCCGGATGAGGAGCGAAAGCGTCTGCTTTCCTTCTGTGTCAGTGGCGGTGGCCCTACCGGTGTCGAGTTCGCTGCTGAGCTTTttgaccttctcaacgaaGATCTGACGAGGCACTTCCCCAGACTTCTACGTAACGAGATCTCAGTCCATCTTATTCAAAGCCGTGGACACATTCTGAACACTTACGATGAGACTGTTTCGCGATATGCTGAGGAACGCTTTGCTCGCGACCAAGTTGACGTCCTCACCAACTCTCGTGTCAAGGAGGTTCTCCCTGATaagatcatcttcacacagaaacaagaagatggTACAATGATCACCAAGGAGCTGCCTATTGGCTTCTGCCTTTGGTCGACTGGTGTTTCGCAAACCCAGTTCTGCCAGACACTGGCTGCTAAGCTGGGCAAATCTCAGACAAACCGACATGCTCTGGAGACTGACACCCACCTTCGTCTCAATGGCTCACCCTTGGGCGATGTATACGCCATTGGAGATTGTTCTACAGTCCAGAACAACGTTGCCGACCACGTCGTCACTTTCCTGCGatccttggcctggaagCGTGGCAAGGACCCCGAGACGCTTCAGCTCAGTTTCGCTGACTGGCGAGGTGTTGCTGAGGACGTCAAGAGACGGTTCCCCCAGTctatcaaccatctcaagcGCGTGGACAAGCTATTCAAGGAATTCGATAAGGACAAATCGGGCACactcgactttgatgagttgaCACAATTGCTAAAGCAAGTTGACGACAAGCTTACATCCTTGCCTGCTACTGCCCAGCGCGCTCATCAGCAAGGACAATATCTTGCTCgcaagttcaacaagatgGCACGCATGCACGAGGGCCTGAACGCCAACGACATTCGCGagggtgatgttgatgctgctgtttACAAGGCTTTTGAGTACAAGCACCTAGGCAGTCTCGCTTATGTTGGTAACTCTGCCatctttgatcttggtgaggGTCGAAGCTTGGCTGGTGGCCTCTGGGCTGTTTACGCTTGGCGCTCTGTCTACTTTGCGCAGAGCGTGAGTCTGCGAACACGACtattgatggcgatggactGGACCAAGCGAGGTCTTTTTGGACGAG ATTTAATGAGTTTCTAA
- a CDS encoding ribose 5-phosphate isomerase A, which produces MKWLSHLSTNVRKSPALVGTASFLPTNSLMKHYIIPKPSILLPASTHHTFHSTTLLAPGVRFFATQLPYTSPRYLPTTPRHPYRGVLHIPPTHIRIYKQTQGLSLTYRFNPRAMSSAANLVESAKKLAAYQAVNDHLDASYKFVGIGSGSTVVYVVDAIVSKGPEFHKGMTFIPTGSQSKGLIRAAGLNLVNLDERPVVDGLPVPLDVAFDGADEVDEDLNLIKGGGACLFQEKLVAIAAKKFIAVADYRKQSPRLCTTWKTIPIEVLPLSAPDVLTRLRAMGSANPVVRSGLPSKAGECVTDNGMWLIDAPFSPLLLPKDIKSEGDGRGKDGAWEVNALAEELVRTPGIVEIGLFHGFNGSEAVKLGKQLQAQKPIAAYFGLANGEVQVQNAA; this is translated from the exons ATGAAGTGGCTTTCGCATCTCTCCACTAACGTTAGAAAGTCGCCGGCTTTGGTCGGAACTGCGTCTTTTCTTCCTACAAACTCTCTCATGAAACACTACATTATCCCTAAACCATCCATACTGTTACCGGCTTCCACACATCATACTTTCCACTCAACTACATTGTTGGCTCCAGGTGTTAGGTTCTTCGCAACTCAACTACCCTACACTTCTCCACGATATCTCCCCACCACCCCTCGTCATCCGTACCGCGGGGTCCTGCACATCCCACCAACCCACATACGTATCTATAAACAGACTCAAGGTCTCAGTCTCACTTACAGGTTCAATCCGAGAGCCATGTCTTCAGCAGCGAACCTAGTCGAGTCGGCCAAGAAATTGGCCGCCTACCAGGCAGTCAATGACCACCTCGATGCTTCTTACAAGTTCGTCGGCATTGGTTCTGGCAGTACTGTTGTCTACGTTGTCGACGCCATTGTCAGCAAGGGTCCTGAGTTTCACAAGGGAATGACCTTTATTCCTACTGGAAGCCAGTCAAAGGGTCTCATTCGCGCTGCTGgtctcaaccttgtcaatcTTGATGAGAGACCAGTCGTGGATGGgcttcctgttcctcttGATGTTGCCTTCGATGGTGCTGAcgaagttgacgaggatcTCAACCTTATCAAGGGTGGTGGTGCTTGTCTGTTCCAGGAGAAACTGGTAGCAATTGCTGCTAAGAAGTTCATTGCCGTCGCTG ATTACCGAAAGCAATCTCCTAGATTATGTACCACCTGGAAGACCATTCCCATTGAAGTCCTTCCCCTATCTGCTCCTGATGTTTTAACTCGTCTTCGAGCAATGGGCTCAGCCAACCCTGTTGTCCGTTCAGGCCTCCCTagcaaagctggagaatGTGTGACAGACAACGGCATGTGGCTTATCGACGCCCCATTTTCTCCCTTGCTTCTccccaaggacatcaagtCGGAAGGGGATGGTCGTGGAAAGGACGGTGCCTGGGAAGTTAATGCGCTCGCCGAGGAATTGGTCCGAACGCCTGGCATCGTTGAAATTGGACTATTCCACGGCTTCAACGGCAGTGAAGCCGTGAAGTTGGGCAAGCAACTTCAAGCACAGAAGCCAATTGCTGCTTATTTCGGCCTCGCCAATGGTGAAGTGCAAGTCCAAAATGCAGCTTGA
- a CDS encoding Ras-like protein Rab-6B produces the protein MSQAGGSYNNPLKKFKLVFLGEQSVGKTSLITRFMYDSFDNMYQATIGIDFLSKTMYLEDRTVRLQLWDTAGQERFRSLIPSYIRDSSVAVVVYDISNAKSFQNTKKWIDDVRAERGNDVIIVLVGNKTDLNDKREVTTQQGEEEAKKNNLMFVETSAKLGHNVKNLFKRIAQALPGMEGSDAAAQASNQMIDVKTNNSQQSQEGCAC, from the exons ATGTCGCAAGCTGGCGGATCATACAATAAccccttgaagaagttcaa GTTGGTGTTTCTGGGAGAACAGAGCG TCGGAAAGACCTCTTTAATCACACGATTCATGTATGATTCTTTCGACAACATGTATCAAGCGACAATTGGCATTGATTTCCTCTCCAAG ACCATGTACCTCGAGGACCGGACGGTGCGACTGCAGCTATGGGATACTGCTGGACAAGAACGATTCCGAAGCTTGATTCCTTCTTACATCCGCGATTCAAGCGTAGCTGTTGTTGTCTATGACATCTCTA ACGCTAAGTCAtttcaaaacaccaagaagtgGATTGACGACGTACGAGCCGAGCGAGGTAACGATGTTATCATTGTGCTGGTTGGAAACAAGACAGATTTGAACGACAAGCGGGAAGTGACCACACAgcagggagaggaggaggcaaagaagaacaaccTGATGTTTGTCGAGACAAGCGCAAAGCTGGGTCACAACGTCAAGAACCTGTTCAAGAGGATAGCACAAGCCTTGCCTGGCATGGAGGGAAGCGATGCTGCGGCGCAAGCTTCGAACCAGA TGATTGATGTCAAGACGAACAACTCGCAGCAGTCGCAAGAAGGCTGCGCATGCTAA
- a CDS encoding uridine kinase, producing MSASAIPEVNGGLESHVTVQKRAYYSPPWADVSIIGVAGSSGSGKSTLSQAIVKKLNLPWVVILSMDSFYKTLTPEQSKLAFANEYDFDSPDAIDFDVLVDKLRDLKAGKRAEIPVYSFAKHSRLDRTTSIYSPHVLVLEGIFALYDPRVLELLDMGIYCEADADTCLSRRLVRDVRERGRDIEGIIKQWFGFVKPNFEKFVEPQRKVADLIVPRGIENRVALEMMVQFVEKKLFEKSRHHREALSRLEAASKDSPLSERVVVLDDTRQLKFMNTILQDIDTDPEDFIFYFDRLASLIIEQALNNAHFEAKNIITPQGYEYKGLVSTGEVCAVIVLRGGSAFEPALRKTIPDCRTGRLLIQSDYSTGEPELHYLRLPDDIADQESVLLLDTQMATGGAALMAVQVLVDHGVKQDRIVLATYSAGKVGLHRLTSVFPEITVVVCNMLDYQQERWVEKRYFRC from the exons ATGTCCGCCTCTGCAATTCCTGAAGTCAATGGCGGGCTCGAGAGTCATGTCACGGTTCAGAAGCGAGCTTACTATTCACCTCCCTGGGCCGATGTCAGCATTATCGGCGTCGCGGGCAGCTCAGGTTCAGGCAAATCGACGTTGTCCCAGGcgatcgtcaagaagctgaacctACCCTGGGTCGTTATTTTGTCAATG GACTCTTTTTATAAGACCTTGACACCTGAGCAGTCCAAATTGGCCTTCGCCAACGAATATGACTTCGACTCGCCTGAC GCCATCGATTTCGATGTTCTGGTCGATAAGCTACGGGACCTCAAGGCTGG AAAACGGGCCGAAATTCCCGTTTATTCATTCGCCAAACATTCTCGATTGGACCGTACAACATCCATCTACTCGCCTCATGTACTTGTCCTAGAGGGTATCTTTGCGCTTTACGACCCTCGAGTGCTTGAACTGCTTGATATGGGT ATCTATTGTGAGGCAGATGCAGATACATGCCTGTCAAGGAGAC TTGTCCGTGATGTGCGGGAGCGTGGGCGAGATATCgagggcatcatcaagcagtGGTTTGGATTCGTCAAGCCAAACTTTGAGAAG TTCGTTGAGCCCCAACGGAAAGTTGCTGATTTGATCGTACCGCGAGGAATTGAGAACAGAGTTGCCCTTG AAATGATGGTTCagtttgttgagaagaagctgttcgaGAAATCAAGACATCACCGAGAGGCACTGTCCCGTCTGGAAGCAGCAAGTAAGGATTCGCCGCTTTCTGAACGGGTCGTGGTCTTGGATGATACACGACAGCTCAAATTCATGAACACCATCCTTCAGGATATTGACACAGATCCTGAGGACTTCATATTCTACTTTGACAGGCTTGCAAGCCTGATTATTGAACA GGCCCTCAACAATGCCCATTTCGAAGCCAAGAATATTATAACACCCCAAGGATACGAATACAAGGGTCTTGTATCAACGGGTGAGGTCTGCGCCGTTATTGTACTCCGAGGAGGATCCGCGTTTGAGCCGGCGCTTCGAAAGACTATTCCCGATTGCCGAACGGGCCGTCTTCTTATTCAATCCGACTATTCCACGGGAGAGCCGGAACTTCATTACTTGCGACTACCTGACGATATTGCAGACCAAGAAAgtgtccttcttctggacaCCCAGATGGCTACTGGAGGTGCCGCGTTGATGGCGGTGCAAGTCCTGGTCGATCATGGCGTGAAACAGGATCGTATCGTTCTAGCAACATACTCGGCCGGCAAGGTTGGACTTCACAGATTGACATCCGTTTTCCCAGAGATTACCGTCGTGGTTTGCAACATGCTCGACTACCAACAAGAACGATGGGTCGAGAAGAGGTATTTCCGCTGCTGA
- a CDS encoding Ras-like protein Rab-6B has protein sequence MYLEDRTVRLQLWDTAGQERFRSLIPSYIRDSSVAVVVYDISNAKSFQNTKKWIDDVRAERGNDVIIVLVGNKTDLNDKREVTTQQGEEEAKKNNLMFVETSAKLGHNVKNLFKRIAQALPGMEGSDAAAQASNQMIDVKTNNSQQSQEGCAC, from the exons ATGTACCTCGAGGACCGGACGGTGCGACTGCAGCTATGGGATACTGCTGGACAAGAACGATTCCGAAGCTTGATTCCTTCTTACATCCGCGATTCAAGCGTAGCTGTTGTTGTCTATGACATCTCTA ACGCTAAGTCAtttcaaaacaccaagaagtgGATTGACGACGTACGAGCCGAGCGAGGTAACGATGTTATCATTGTGCTGGTTGGAAACAAGACAGATTTGAACGACAAGCGGGAAGTGACCACACAgcagggagaggaggaggcaaagaagaacaaccTGATGTTTGTCGAGACAAGCGCAAAGCTGGGTCACAACGTCAAGAACCTGTTCAAGAGGATAGCACAAGCCTTGCCTGGCATGGAGGGAAGCGATGCTGCGGCGCAAGCTTCGAACCAGA TGATTGATGTCAAGACGAACAACTCGCAGCAGTCGCAAGAAGGCTGCGCATGCTAA
- a CDS encoding minichromosome maintenance protein 6 — MATPSSDAGFMMSDAPSRAAPTPRRNMGFPSSSSARPRGPPSENMGAPSDDEGDGFADDQVPRSSRIPNSTEISRVEDRIGLLVQEHFESFIENFAEDPISAPTPSAPTPSAVTTDKYYVAQIKGMRTYSLSTFYVDYRHLAAWENGSLADGVMRQYYRFLPFLTAALHNMIAKYEPMYFREHRQPTASSNLTTSAASHLGSASQSESSHRKNEHQQTDKLFSIAFYNLPLVSRVRALRAANIGQLLSISGTVTRTSEVRPELSVATFTCEACRTVVPNVEQTFRYTEPTQCPNSTCQNRVAWQLDIRRSTFVDWQKVRIQENSSEIPTGSMPRTMDVILRGEIVDRAKAGEKCIFTGALIVVPDVSQLGLPGLRPTAIRDDRNAPRGADAGGSGISGLKALGVRDLTYRLAFLACMVNPDTSTSGRSAASGAADVVNALTQNTANEGEQSVEDAQAAVLASMNPSEIEDLRAMVHGDHIYSRLVQSIAPMVYGHEVVKKGLLLQLMSGVPKSTAEGMQLRGDINICIVGDPSTSKSQFLKYVCSFAPRAVYTSGKASSAAGLTAAVVKDEETGEFTIEAGALMLADNGVCAIDEFDKMDIADQVAIHEAMEQQTISIAKAGIQATLNARTSILAAANPVGGRYNRKTTLRANINMSAPIMSRFDLFFVVLDECNEQVDRHLAEHIVGIHQLRDEAVEPEFSTEQLQRYIRFAKTFRPEFTEEAKDVLVEKYKELRADDAQGGVGKNSYRITVRQLESMIRLSEAIAKVNCVEEISTEMVVEAYNLLRQSIISVEHDDVEVYDEEPEEDSETLLRAADAASGRGQEHDAVMEEDDTQPGRSSAVPERRKQTITYDNYIKMVNMFVQHITDAEVGNNEGVNGEELANWYLEQKEDELQGEEDYHREKALANMVLKKMVKENILMALRGEGLTDGEASSSTDPSQIMYIVHPNCAVEEV, encoded by the exons ATGGCTACTCCCTCGAGTGATGCCGGCTTCATGATGTCGGATGCCCCCTCGCGGGCTGCCCCGACCCCTAGACGCAATATGGGCTTCccctcgtcctcctcagcacGCCCACGAGGACCTCCTTCAGAGAATATGGGTGCCccaagcgatgatgagggtgatgGATTTGCGGATGATCAGGTTCcacgaagctcaaggatcCCGAATTCCACCGAGATCAGTCGTGTTGAGGACAGAATTGGCCTGCTGGTTCAGGAACACTTTGAGTCCTTTATCGAGAA CTTTGCCGAGGATCCTATCAGTGCCCCGACACCAAGTGCGCCTACTCCCAGCGCTGTCACTACAGACAAGTACTATGTCGCCCAGATCAAAGGCATGCGCACATACTCGCTTTCGACATTCTACGTCGACTATAGGCATCTGGCTGCATGGGAGAATGGCAGTTTGGCAGATGGTGTTATGCGCCAATACTATCGGTTCCTCCCCTTTCTCACCGCTGCTTTACACAACATGATTGCAAAGTACGAGCCAATGTACTTCCGCGAACATCGCCAGCCCACAGCCTCGAGCAATCTCACGACTTCTGCGGCCAGTCATCTCGGCTCTGCCAGCCAGTCCGAGTCGTCACACCGCAAGAACGAGCACCAACAAACCGACAAGCTCTTCTCTATCGCATTTTACAACTTGCCTCTAGTCTCCAGAGTCCGTGCCCTACGAGCCGCCAACATTGGCCAGCTTCTTTCTATCTCTGGAACAGTCACTCGAACATCCGAAGTCCGTCCCGAGTTGTCTGTTGCTACTTTCACCTGCGAGGCTTGTCGCACCGTTGTGCCAAATGTTGAGCAGACCTTTCGATACACGGAACCTACGCAATGCCCCAACTCGACATGCCAGAACCGTGTGGCCTGGCAACTCGACATTCGCCGCAGTACCTTTGTCGATTGGCAGAAGGTTCGAATTCAGGAGAATAGTTCCGAGATTCCTACAGGCAGCATGCCTCGAACTATGGACGTTATTCTGCGTGGTGAGATTGTTGATCGcgccaaggctggagagAAGTGCATCTTCACTGGTGCCCTGATCGTCGTTCCTGATGTCAGTCAACTCGGCCTTCCAGGACTGCGACCGACTGCTATCCGTGACGACCGCAATGCGCCTAGAGGAGCCGATGCCGGTGGAAGTGGAATCAGCGGTCTTAAGGCTCTGGGTGTACGAGACTTGACATATCGTCTTGCCTTCCTTGCCTGCATGGTGAACCCGGACACTTCGACCTCTGGTCGGTCGGCTGCCAGTGGTGCTGCCGATGTTGTCAATGCTTTGACGCAGAACACAGCCAACGAGGGAGAGCAGTCAGTGGAAGATGCCCAAGCTGCTGTTCTAGCATCCATGAACCCCTCTGAAATTGAGGACCTGCGAGCAATGGTCCACGGTGACCATATCTATTCCCGTCTTGTGCAATCTATTGCTCCCATGGTCTACGGCCATGAGGTCGTCAAGAAGGGTCTGCTGCTCCAGCTCATGTCTGGTGTCCCCAAGAGCACAGCTGAGGGTATGCAACTTCGAGGTGATATCAACATCTGCATCGTCGGTGATCCTTCCACTTCCAAGTCTCAGTTCTTGAAATACGTGTGCTCTTTTGCGCCTCGTGCTGTTTACACCAGTGGCAAGGCGTCATCTGCCGCTGGTCTTACTGCTGCAGtggtcaaggatgaagagacagGTGAATTTACCATCGAGGCTGGTGCGCTCATGCTGGCAGATAATGGCGTCTGTGCTATTGATGAGTTCGACAAGATGGATATCGCAGATCAAGTCGCCATTCACGAAGCTATGGAACAGCAGACCATCTCGATCGCAAAGGCCGGTATTCAAGCTACGCTGAATGCCCGAACCAGTATTCTTGCAGCTGCTAACCCTGTCGGTGGTCGTTACAACCGCAAGACGACCCTCCGCGCTAACATCAACATGTCGGCACCTATCATGTCCCGTTTCGATCTCTTCTTTGTTGTCCTCGACGAGTGTAACGAACAAGTCGACCGCCACTTGGCAGAGCACATTGTTGGCATCCACCAATTGCGTgacgaggctgttgagccCGAGTTCAGCACAGAACAACTTCAGCGATACATCCGTTTTGCAAAGACTTTCCGACCTGAGTTTACcgaagaggccaaggatgTCCTCGTGGAGAAGTACAAGGAACTTCGCGCCGACGATGCCCAAGGAGGCGTGGGCAAGAACTCGTACCGAATTACAGTCCGTCAGCTCGAGAGTATGATTCGTCTCTCCGAGGCTATTGCAAAGGTCAACTGTGTGGAAGAGATCAGCACTGAGATGGTTGTCGAGGCTTATAACCTCCTGCGACAGAGTATCATATCTGTCGAGCACGATGACGTTGAGGTGTACGACGAGGAACCCGAAGAAGATAGCGAGACACTTCTCCGTGCCGCTGATGCTGCCTCCGGCCGTGGTCAAGAACACGACGCAGTcatggaggaagatgataCACAGCCTGGCCGTAGCAGTGCTGTCCCTGAAAGAAGGAAGCAAACAATCACATACGACAACTACATCAAGATGGTCAACATGTTTGTTCAGCATATCACCGATGCTGAGGTCGGCAACAACGAAGGTGTTAACGGCGAGGAATTGGCCAACTGGTACctggagcagaaggaggatgagctCCAAGGCGAGGAGGATTATCACAGAGAAAAGGCTCTCGCCAACATGGTGCTCAAAAAGATGGTCAAG GAAAACATCCTCATGGCTCTCCGCGGCGAAGGCCTCACAGATGGtgaagcaagctcttcaacagatCCCTCCCAAATCATGTATATTGTGCACCCCAACTGTGCGGTCGAGGAGGTCTAA
- a CDS encoding F-type H+-transporting ATPase subunit F, with translation MSFVTRRALSTLIPPKVASPKAIGAAPDAIRMQRVVSFYEKLPRGSAPEVKAKGLLGRYQAKHFGKNPTGKPIIHLIVFLVSIGYVQNYYFHLRHHKNNAH, from the exons ATGAGCTTCGTCACTCGCCGAGCGCTCTCGACGCTCATCCCCCCCAAG GTCGCTTCTCCTAAG GCCATTGGCGCTGCTCCTGATGCTATCCGCATGCAGCGTGTCGTCAGCTTCTACGAGAAGCTCCCCCGAGGTTCCGCCCCCGAGGTCAAGGCTAAGGGTCTCCTCGGCCGATACCAGGCCAAGCACTTCGGCAAGAACCCCACTGGCAAGC CCATCATTCACCTGattgtcttccttgtcagCATCGGTTACGTCCAGAACTACTACTTCCACCTTC GCCACCACAAGAACAACGCTCACTAA